AAGGAGCCAATGAACGGGGGGAAATCTCAATCCTCTCGAGAGGAGGACGAAGCCCCGCGAGCTCAAAAACAGTTAAAGATCGGGTATCAAGGCCAGGGGAAAGGAATCGATACCCAGTCTGTGCCAAATGCTTGGCTTCCtgccccaatgctccacggggAGTCATTGATGGAAGATGCATCCATGAGGAACCTTGGAGACGGCGAAGGCACTTATGTGGCTGACGCGCTAGAGAGGACCCTGCTGCTTCCCATTGACATGAAAGAATTGAATAGTATGAGGATGTAGGAGGTTTTCCTCAACGTGAAGAGGTACTTGGGTATGGTAAAGGTCCTAAAACCTATGACTCCGTCGACTCTTGCTTCTAAATTCTCAGTCATAATGTGTTTGTTTCAATTGGTAGGCCATCCAGGCCACCTATAGGCTGGAGGATAAAGCTAAGGGGCAGAGTAAGTCTGCAGAACTTGAGCGTAATAAACGTATAGAGGCTGTGCGAACCCTTAAAAATTCTGAGGCTGACCTCGCGAAGGCCAAGGAGGACTTAACGGAGATGACCAGGGCCAAGGATAATGTTGAGGCAGGCCTGGCCGGTGCCCAAAAACAGGCCGAAGACCAAACGAGGCACCTACTTTTTGCCGAGAAGCAATTGGAGATcgccaaggagcagatcagtgatttaaagaagaaactgatCGAGGCAGAGAATGCTAAGGGCGTAGCGGAATGGGCCAGGGATGAAGCCGTGAAGGCCAAGACAGAGGCTAAGTTTGCCAAGACTGAGGCCGAAACTTTTAAGGACAAAGCCGAGGAGGAGGGTTACGATGCGGGGGTGGCTGAAACCCAGGCCATCCTTAAAGCCCAAATCCCTGGTGTATGCAGGTTgtactgctcccaggtttggaATGAGGCCCTCAAACGAGTTGGGGTGGAGGCTTCGTCTGACTTGTGGAAGGCAAAAAGCGTGTTCTATCCTCCGGCCATCTGTGTGACCGCCTTCGCCAGCTCAAAGACTGTGAGCGCTCCACAGGAGACTGAAGCTGCTCAGCTCGTTCTCACTCCTGACGAGCCGACTAAGGGAGGAGAGCTTCACGGAGCGACAAAAACACCTGGAGGTCCGAATCTTGACGTGTCTCAAGAGGCTGCCAAGTCCACAGTCAGTGCTCAGGTCTCTGACACTGAGGAGGCAGCCCTCTTAGTTCAGCCCCTTTAGGCCATTCCCCTTGTTGATATCTCCGAGGGCCTTGAGGCTAACCCTACTCGGCCTCCCCAGGAAGGGGATGTCTCTCAGGGTCTCGAGGCTAGTCATGCTCAGCCTTCCCAGGAAGTggccaaaacaaaattgaagaagTAGGAGCCCTGGCCAACTTTTGTATTTGCTTTTTGTTTAGTTGTTAATTAGTTTCCATTTTGTTTTAAGGACCTTggaatttacttgtaattaaaCTCTTTGAATATACATTTGAAAttcctttctccctttttcctttcaattatACATTCGTTTGCCCTTGTCGATATTTACTATTACTGTGAATCTCATGGTTTTCGAATTAACtatcttaacatgtatgaatgTTTGTGCACATGATATGTTTGGAGTTACATCCCAGAATTCTAACTTACCCGCGCCTATAGGGCGTTAAGTCTGCGTCTACACATACTTCGAGGGAGCTAAATGCACCATCCGAGGTGTCGAGCGCGTTCTTAGGCCACGTCTGGTACTTAGACTTTCTTGGAGtatccagtttccccataggcttgagtccgagaaccatgcaagatcttggttctgtccaaaacttatattttcttaaagtagttggtttccccataggttcgagtccgaggaccatgcaagaccttgattttgtccaaaacttatattttcttaaagtagttggtttccccataagtttgatttcgaggaccatgcaagaccttggttctgtccaaaacttatattttcttgaagtagttggtttccccataggtttgagtttgaggaccatgcaagaccttggttctatccaaaacttatattttcttgaagtagttggtttccccataagtttgagtccgaggatcatgcaagaccttggttctgtccaaaacttatattttcttaaagtagttgttttccccataagtttgagtccgagaaccatgcaagaccttgattctgtccaaaacttacattttcttgaagtagttggtttccccataggtttgagttcgaggaccatgcaagaccttggttctgtccaaaacttacattttcttgaagtaattggtttccctataggtttgagtccgagaaccatgcaagaccttggttttgttcaaaacttatattttcttaaagtagttggtttccccataggtttgaatccgaggaccatgcaagaccttgattctgtccaacaCTTCTGAGAATTCAATGAATCGGCCTATTGGATTTGCGAGGATTAGCCCCTTGGCATGTGTGTGGGGCATAAACTTGATGTTAGAAGCCCCTATGACTGCCCGTGCCACTGGCGCTTCGAAGTGTAGCCCTGAGTGGAAGCTGAGTTAGAGCAACAACCACGTGTTGTTGGAAATGATGGAGAAGCTCTCGCATAACTTGCACCATTGCCAAAACTATTTCTCTTGAGGGACCCTTGTTAGCAGGAGCTTGATCCCACCATGACTAACCGCCGCCTGTGCTAATGCACAAGTCTTCcaacagacggcgccaattgtaaggactcaattagTAACGATCCCCAAATCGGTATTGGGTcagaacgttaaaggcccaaacaataaatttgtagagagtgggccaggAGGCTAGGCTTTGGTGAACAGACAGTCGTTAATCATAATGTTCATGATAATCGCACAGGGGTGAACTAAACTTATTTAAGAAGGCTTTCTCCTCGGCTCGGCCTGAGTGGCTCCAGTCCTTAGACTTTGTCTAAGGAGCTTAATAtacttattattctttttcatGCTAGGTTACAATAGTCCTTGAGACAATACATAAtggcctttctttttttcacccCCCCTTCTTATGGATGAATTCTTATATTATATAGCCCCTCTCAGTCGATCCCGACCTTCATCTGTTAATCAGGCAAGTaactactcgagtgcttgtccAATCGGCCGCCTTcccccactttctgttagttgcaataaccgaagttgtactgttcaggggtcttttcccattaatgtggccaggacgtttgttggcgcatttaATGTAGAGAtgacagcttttccttgaaTTGCTCCCACACTGTACCCCCGTGCGAGTCCTACTGTACTCATCCTTTCTTATGGGAGCTCTTTGagggctgcctttgatggcgtgccATTCTTCCCTTCTAGGTTTCGGGATTCCGAGGACAGggtcgtcctcggctatatctctaagtcatttggactttcgttgcatgtcctcggcaacacctctcctcggcttgggccttgggccctaatggaaagtgggccgggatcacgaattctttggccccacatactcctattagattttttttgtaacacattatatttttattaaaaattgtgtatggataagcacttcattttttttacaaccaccGAAAACATATGagaaaatgctttaaaaaataatgagaagaaaaaaaaccaaaacagataataataattggaaaaaaaaaaaaaaaacagacaaacaaaatgaatgagaagagaggaagaaaaggaTAAAGAGATAGAAGATGACAAAaccaaaaggaagaaaagaaccactcaaattttgttgttttctttcatgTACTCTCTCCTAACGCGCGCGctcacgagagagagagagagagagagagagagagagattttggtGGGCTAGAAAAGTCACTTGCCCAGACAACATTAAGACTACGTTCGGATTGGGCTAAAAACCCAGCACGTCTGCGTCTgcatttttccttcttttttttttttttcacgtttGTGAGacttgcggctactgttcatgcactgttcaatgaacagtagccgcaaagtttggcttttctcacttttttcagCCAATCAGTGGACATTGTGTACTATTCACAGACccacaaaatttcatttttcaacaactttttcattaaaaatgagtcacacagaactattcacatatttaaaaattattttactataatgtttttcagtttttaactgtatccaaacagaccctaagctACATTCAGTGCAGCTTTTACATAGTGATTGTGCACCAGAGCAGCTTTTTAACTTTCAAGAGAAAGCGCTTGCTGATTTCCCCAATCTACAAGTATGCACACGCTTGCCCTCTACCTATTCTTGTTCCCTCTCCTCCCCTCCCTTGTCGCTGCCACCGAAAACCCACAGCCTTATAATGCAACTGATTATTTTTTACTCAACTGTGGTTCGACCTCCAACTCAACCTCAAATAATGGACGGAATTGGGAAAATgactcaaaattctctctcccTGACATGCGAAACACATCATTTCAATCAACAGCCTCCAAACAAGACCCTTCTGTTGAGATAGTCCCTTACATGACTGCTCGTATCTTCCACAATCAATTCACATACTCCTTCCCTGTCTCACCAGGCCAAAAGTTTGTCCGCCTCTACTTTTACCCAGTTTCATACTCCGGTGGGCTCGACATAACCAAGTCCTACTTCTCCGTCACCGCCAATAGTTTCACACTCTTAAGCAATTTCAGTGCCTACCTCAACGTTTTTGGGACAAGCTCTCCCTTAGCCAATAGAGAATTCATCATCAACGTACTGCAGACCGATGAAAGGCTCAACATAACTTTTATTCCATCTCCAAGCTCTTACGCTTTCATCAATGGTATTGAAATCGTTTCTATGCCAAACAATCTCTACACAGACCACACAGACGACAGTGTCACCTTCGTAGGTAACAACCATTTCTACAATTTCGACGACACCACTTCTCTTGAGACTCTATACCGGGTGAACGTCGCTGGTCGAGACATCTCTTCTGTTAA
This DNA window, taken from Quercus robur chromosome 2, dhQueRobu3.1, whole genome shotgun sequence, encodes the following:
- the LOC126701666 gene encoding uncharacterized protein LOC126701666 gives rise to the protein MNGGKSQSSREEDEAPRAQKQLKIGYQGQGKGIDTQSVPNAWLPAPMLHGESLMEDASMRNLGDGEGTYAIQATYRLEDKAKGQSKSAELERNKRIEAVRTLKNSEADLAKAKEDLTEMTRAKDNVEAGLAGAQKQAEDQTRHLLFAEKQLEIAKEQISDLKKKLIEAENAKGVAEWARDEAVKAKTEAKFAKTEAETFKDKAEEEGYDAGVAETQAILKAQIPGVCRLYCSQVWNEALKRVGVEASSDLWKAKSVFYPPAICVTAFASSKTVSAPQETEAAQLVLTPDEPTKGGELHGATKTPGGPNLDVSQEAAKSTVSAQVSDTEEAALLVQPL